The Mycobacteriales bacterium genome contains the following window.
CGGACCTCGCCGACGATGATCCGGGAGGGCCGCATCCGCAGCGCCTCCTTGACCAGGCGCCGCAGCTGGATCTCGCCGGTGCCCTCGAGGTTGGCCTGCCGGGTCTGCATCGACACGACGTCGGGCAACGGGATGCGAAGCTCGAAGACCTCCTCGCAGGTCACGATCCTTTCCCGCGCGGGGATCGCCGCACATAGGCAGTTCAGCAGGGTCGTCTTCACGACCATTCGTTAAGCTGCCCCGGTGACAGCCACGCTCGGAGCAGTCGCGATCTACGCGCGGATCTCGCAGGACCGCGACGGCGACGGCCTTGGTGTCCGTCGCCAGCTCACCGATTGCCGAGAGGAGGCGAACAGGCGCGGCTGGACCATCGCGGAGGAGTACGTCGACGATGACATCAGTGCGTACAGCGGCAGGCAGAGACCCGCCTATCGCCGGATGCTCGATGACATCAAGAACCAGTTGCGCGACGGAGTCATCGTCTGGCATCTGGACCGACTACACCGCCGACCGATCGAGCTCGAGGAGTTCGTTCAAACCTGCACGACGGCGAACGTCTCGAGCGTGGTGACCCTCCACGGCGACTTCAACCTCGGGTCCGGAGATGGTCTGCTGGTTGCTCGTCTGCTCTCCGCCGTAGCGGCGAACGAAAGCGATTCCAAGAGGCGACGGGGAAGACGCAAGGCGCTGGAGGTCGCGCAGGCAGGTAAGCCAAACATGGGAGGGCCACGGGCATTCGGCTACAAGGACGACAAGGTCACCGTCGAAAAGGGCGAGGCCGAGGTCCTGCGGTCTTTGGCCGAGCGTGCCTTGGCCGGCGAAAGCCTGCCGTCATTGTGCCGCTGGTTGCATGAGAGCGATGTACGGACGGTCAGCGGCAAACCGTGGCGAACGCCCGTACTGCGACAGCTTCTCCTCAACCCCCGATACTCAGGCCTTCGGACCAGTCACGGTGAAGTCATCGGGCAAGCCGTGTGGCCGGCGATCTTCCCAGAGGGCGTGGGCGAGCGACTGCGTGCGATGCTTACGGACCCCACCCGACGGACCAACCGGGCGGCGCGCAGTTATCTGCTTTCGGGCATGTGCCGGTGCTCTCGTTGCGGCACCAAGATGTACTCGATGATGCGATACGACACCCGGCGATACCTTTGCAGGTCCGGTCACGACTTCGGCGGGTGCGGCCGGATGGCCATCAACGCCGGGCCACTCGAAGAGCTCATAACCGGAACCGTCCTCTACCGCCTCGACACCACTGAACTCAGCGCGGCGCTGGAAGGGCGTGCGACAAGCGCCGCCGACAACACCACACTTCAAGAGTCGATTGACGCCGACGTCGCCCAGCTGGAAGAACTCACCCAGCTGTACGCCACGCGGACTATCACCGCAGTTGAGTGGATCCAGGCCAAGCGCCCAATCGAAGGACGGTTGAACGAATCTCGCCGCCGGCTGGCGCACGCCGCCAGAGCGAGCGTCGTGAGCGACTACATCGGCAACGGCGACGCCCTACGACGCCAATGGGCGGCACTCAACCTCGACCGACAGCGTGCCATCGTCCGCGCCATCCTGGACCACGTCGTCATCAGCCCCGCACGACCCGGCATCCACTATGTCGACCCCGGCAGAGTCACCCCGGTCTGGCGGTTGTGACGACTGACCAGGGGTTCGATTGCGCGCAGCCCCGGGCCGCAACAAGGAGACGACCGCATCGACGACGGCCGGTGAGCTCACCTTCACCGGTAGCCCTTGATCTGCGCAGGACCGGTCGACGAGGTCCCGGATCTCTTGCGGGTCTACGCAGCCCATGACGCCCACACCGCCGGCGGCCCCTGCCACTGCTCCTCCTGCGACGACCACCACACGTAGTCCGGTGGCCGCGCCATCTGGTAGATGGCGATGGATAACGCCTCGGTTCCGGTGTCGGCGTGAAACGCAACCCGCCGCGGCT
Protein-coding sequences here:
- a CDS encoding recombinase family protein, coding for MTATLGAVAIYARISQDRDGDGLGVRRQLTDCREEANRRGWTIAEEYVDDDISAYSGRQRPAYRRMLDDIKNQLRDGVIVWHLDRLHRRPIELEEFVQTCTTANVSSVVTLHGDFNLGSGDGLLVARLLSAVAANESDSKRRRGRRKALEVAQAGKPNMGGPRAFGYKDDKVTVEKGEAEVLRSLAERALAGESLPSLCRWLHESDVRTVSGKPWRTPVLRQLLLNPRYSGLRTSHGEVIGQAVWPAIFPEGVGERLRAMLTDPTRRTNRAARSYLLSGMCRCSRCGTKMYSMMRYDTRRYLCRSGHDFGGCGRMAINAGPLEELITGTVLYRLDTTELSAALEGRATSAADNTTLQESIDADVAQLEELTQLYATRTITAVEWIQAKRPIEGRLNESRRRLAHAARASVVSDYIGNGDALRRQWAALNLDRQRAIVRAILDHVVISPARPGIHYVDPGRVTPVWRL